In the genome of Paenibacillus pabuli, the window ACCAGGCAACCGTACACTATGAATTCGGAATCCGTTATAATATCCGCCACGCGATCCTTCAATCGTCTCTTCTTCATTCGGATTGCCCTGACGAATCTCCTCGCGGTTTGCCGCTATCAACTCGGCTGTTTTGATTGCTGTACCTGAAGGAGCATCCAGCTTCTGATCACCGTGATATTCGATGATTTCCACGTTCGGCATATGTTTGGCAGCCTGTGCGGCAAATCTCATCATCAGAATAGCACCGATCGAGAAATTCGGGGCGATTAACCCTCCAATGCCTTTGTCCTGACACTGCTTGTCCAGCTGTTCAATCTGCTCCGGCGTAAAGCCGGTAACACCCATTACAGGTCTAACTCCATGACGAATCGCAATCTCTGTATGAGCGAAAGCATATTGAGGGACTGTGAAGTCCACCATAACCTGTGGTTTCGTCTCTGTAAAAGCCATCTCGATATCATCGGTCAAAAGCACTCCACATTCGGGCAGACCGACAAGTGTTCCGGCATCCGTACCTACTCCGGAGCGGTTGACCGCTGCGGCGAGCTCCAGTTCAGGATCTTGAAGCACCAGTTTTACTACTTCACGGCCCATCCGGCCGGCCGCTCCGATTACGGCAACTCTTATTACTTCACTCATTTTAGCTGCATCTCCTCACTAATGTTGGTTCGTTTGGTTGAACCCATCTCAACCGAGCTCCATCCCTTAATGAAATGGACTCTTATTGAATGGATTTCATACGCTGCTTAATCTCCTGTAACAATAGATGCAGTTGCTCATTCTGCGGGTCCAGCAACAATGCGTCATGAACGGACCGGGCTGCAAGATCGAACTCATTTAGGTCGATGTACGCAAGAGCAAGCATAAGATGCGCTTCCACATATAACGGGTCAAGTTTAACTGCCTGTTTCAGTAGACCGGCTGCCTCCACATACCGTTCATGCGTTTCATTCCCGACTTGTTCAAGCAGCGACTTGGCCTGAATACTTAACTGTTTGGCTTCCAGGGTCTGCAAATGCAAAACATACTCCTCGATCCCCTGTGAAAGCTCAACAGCCTTGCGCGCATACTCAAGCGCTGGACCCAAGTGTTGACTGCGGGCATGTGTAATGGAACAACGATAATAAAGCTCCGCCTGTTCCGGGTGAGCAATAATGGCAGATTCAAACCAACGAATTGCCTGCTCAAAATCATTTTGCAAAATACAGCGGTAAGCATGCTGCATATACTCTTCCGGTGTCATCATCAAGCTGTCCCTCCCCATTGAGGTGATGGTACAGCATATGTAATCTACGCCTAATCGGTGTTTTTTGGCGTCCACCGATTTGCATCGCGTGTGTTAAATTTATGCATGACTTTGTCGTGCGCCTCTGCCAGATCGATCCCGAGAGAGTTAGCAAAACAAATCGTGATAAATAAAATATCCCCAAGCTCAAGCTCAATGGAATTGTCTGCTTCGGAAGATTTTTTCGGTTTTTCACCGAATTCGTGATTCACTTCCCTTGCAAGCTCCCCCACTTCTTCAGACATACGGGCGAGCATGGCCAGCGGGCTGAAGTATCCTTCTTTGAACTGAGAAATATACAGATCAACTTCACGCTGCATTTCTGCAATGCTTTTCTCCATGAGAACGGATTCTCCTTTTGAAATTGTGTCGTATTTGTTACCTAATATATCAGTTATTTAGATTCACTTCCACCATCATAAAAGACAAATCATTTTTAAAGAATCGATAAACAGGTATACTAAGATGGGAATGATTGCTTTCTCATTCTAATTTGTAAAATGGAGAGGGAACTTATGAGCACATCCAAAACCTGGGTTCAATTCAAATTGATTCTCCCCATCCTATTGGGCACGGCATTATATGCCTTTGGACTTCTGTACTTCATTATCCCCAATCAGCTCATGGAAGGTGGCGTAACCGGGATTACAGTCCTGTTGAATTATGCCTTCAACATCTCTCCTTCGCTTACAACCTTGGTTGTTAACATTCCGCTTTTTCTGGTAGGGCTCAAGATTTTGGGCGGCAGACAGATGATTTATACAGGCGTTGGTATTGGAGCACTTACTCTGTTCCTCTGGTTATTTGAAAAAATGATTCATCTCGGCTGGATTGAACCGCTGCATACCGAGAATGACCTTTTACTTGCTGCACTTTACGCCGGTGTTACACTGGGGGCAGGACTTGGAATTGTATTTCGCTGGGGTGGAACGACAGGTGGCTCTGACATCATTGCCCGCATTCTTAATCGAAAATATGGCTGGAGCATGGGACGTGTACTCTTAGGTATCGATTTCATCATTATCGGTATTTCCCTCGTCTACATTCCCAAAGAAAAAATACTGTATACCCTTGTAGCTGTATTCATAGCCTCGAAAGTGATTGACTTCATTCAGGAAGGAGCCTATTCGGCCCGCGCATTTATGATCATCAGTGATCATGCACCCGAAATCGCAGATTTAATTACCCGTGATATGGACCGCGGTGTAACGCTCATTCCCGCCATTGGTGCATATTCGAAGCAAGCCAAACACGTTGCTTACTGTGTCATCTCCAGGCAGGAATTCAGACGTTTGCAGACCATTGTGCGTTCGGTTGACCCTAGAGCATTTGTTATTATTAGCGATGTCCATGATGTACATGGAGAAGGGTTCAAGGAAAGCTGACTTTTATTTGTACAAAAAGAAACCTCTTTCCCCAAGAGAAGAGCCACAGTTCGGCCTTTCTTGTAGACAGAGGTCTTTGTCATGTCGTGATGCATAAACATCTTAACGCCGAAAAGGAAAAATGCCTTGCTGCTGTGCCCGATATTTACGGTAACCTGCATAACTTAGCGCTGCTATGATTATGGAAGTAATAAGCATTCCAGCTGCCCTGCGATTAGGCCCCTGAACAAATGGTACGAAGGCACTTTCGTCCTTTTCCCGACCAAACAACTGGTTCACCAACTCTTCACCATGGGTTAACATACTCTTCAATTGGACAATGTCAGTTCGCTTGGCCTCACTCAGACCTTTGGTATGAGACAACCAGGCGTCGAGCTGGGCGATCTCGTAAGGTTCACGGCGGATCATCGCCGCAGGCCGAATGGTCTCATAATGCTCCTCCAGCAAGGCGTAGCGGCTTGCTATGATCGCCGTACTTAACTGCTGATCTGCTGCGGTTGACAGCGCATCGATATCATTTTTTACGATTTTATAATATTGGAGCCATAAAGGTTTGGCCGGGTTGGCGAGACTGTCTGCCGCAAGTCGAAGTTTGGCCGAGGCCTGCTGGAGGGAAGCATCATCATTTTTTACCCTGACTGCAGCTTCTTTCACTTCAACAATAGTCTCAGATAGGGCATGAATGCCTTCTACTGTCGTCTGACCCGCAAAGGAGATATGCTCCAGCCCTTTACTGATTCGCAAAATACTGCCTCTAACCTCTTCGATATCATTGTCCAAGGCGTGACGGTACAGCAGGGCCGCTTCTTCATTTAATTGCTCTATTGAATTCTGGACAGAGACTTGCTGATCTGTATTTCCGTTCGCACCTGTACTTTCCGCTGATACGCTGTATGACAAGTTCGTCCAGAACAGCAGAGTCATGAACGACACCACCATAAATCCAGTTTTGATCCTGAACGTTCTCTTCATGGACATCCCTCCCACCATCAATGTATGGCAGGGAAGGACCCCTTAGAACAAGCTTAGATTATGAAATCAGGTCCGTTTGGCCTGCCTCAAGGCAAGCCACGCACAGAGAATACTCACTAGCGTCAGTCCAACAGTGAAATTGCGTACACCATCCAGATGGTCCATCAGCGATGCAGGCAGCCAAGGGAAGATGTCATAGGTATAGTCCATTGTATCGTTTAGTAGTGTCCACAAGGCAGCGATCACCAAGGCACCCCAACGGAATCCAAAGAACCTCACATACAGCAGAGCCTCAATAGCCATGGCGCTATGCGACGCAATTAACATCCAATCCTGCCAGTTCTGTGCGCCTCCCTGCATCCAGCCTGCAAAAATGATAGAAACTGCCCAAACGCCGTATTTTACCGAAGTAACCACAGCAAGCGCCTGTATGACATGTCCAATCCGATCCATAAGCATCGATTTGGGCTTGTACAAAATCCACAACAAGGAAAGTGTAAAAAACAGGCTTGCTGTTGGACTGTCTGGCACAAACACAATTTGCCACATTGGTTGCTGTGCCAGCGTATACTCCAATTGATCCCCATACCATATGTATCCATATACTGTTCCTAATGCGTTACACCAAAAAAGAAGCCACAGGAAATAACGGTTTGTTAGAAATTCCCGGCTCCAAAAGTACGATAAAGCCACATGCTCTACCCCTTCCATCATTTGTGTTCTGCGTTTCAAAGAAGGTGTTGCGTAAAACGCCTCAAAAAAACCTGACCGCATAAACGATCAGGTTTCATTGCTTATTTCAATTTTACTGTTCTGCCTTTTGTTTCGCAAGCCATTCCGCCAAGTGATTGATATCATCATCTGTCAGCCCTTGAGCTATGGCGTTGTCATACTGAGCAGGCATGCTGTTATATCCTTCTTTGATAATCGTCAGGATCTCTTCCTGGCTGTGTTTGTCGCCCACACCCCGAAGCGAAGGTCCACCCGCTCCCTTCATATCAGCGGCATGACATCCGATACAACCGGCCTTTTTGAAGGTTTCCATTGCAGGGTCATCCTTCTCAACGATCGCCACTTCTTCTTTTTGACCTGGCGCATTGGAGGTAGGAAGTCCCTGCGCGTGTTTCTCACGCGCTTCTTCTTCACGCTGAATATGTTCCGGCTTCTGGCCGCTTGCTTCCAACTCATGCTCGTAGTGTGTCCACGCAACATTCGTCAGGTAGAAAACGGACATCACCGATAGAATCATAAGCGAAGAGGCAATCGGACGTTTGTAAAAACGCCGCTCCTTGCCTGTATCCAGGAAAGGGGCAAGTAACAAAGCGCCGAAAGCAACTCCGCTGACTCCAAGTACCCCGAGCAGGACATAATCACCTGAGGCATATGGGTATTTCAAATACTGATACAGAAAAAGGAAGTACCAGTCCGGCATCGGGATAACCGATGCACTTGGATTGGCCGGATAGCCCAATGGTGCAGGTTCCGAAATCGTTAATACCAGAATACCAACCAGTACAACGACACCAACCATCCATTCCTTCAGCAAGAAGTTAGGAATAAAAGCCTCTGATTTGCCGGGATACGCCGTGTAATCCGGTGGAGTTATAAACCCCGCTCCTTTACGGACGCGTGAGTCCCCAACGAAGATAATCTTTTCCTGGTCATCTGACTTGTGTCCGTGAGCCATGTCGATTCCTCCCTTCTCAGATTATAGTGGTCCCGAAATGCCCTGTCTGCGGATCATAATAAAGTGACCGACCAGAAGCACCAGAAGCACAGCCGGAAGGAAGAAGACGTGCAGGGCAAAGAACCGTGTTAACGTCTGTGCACCTACAATAGTTCCGCCTTGCAGGAATTCCTTAATGATCGGTCCCAGCCAAGGAACCGTATTCGCAATCTCCAGAGTAACCTTGGTTGCAAAGTACGCTTTGTTATCCCATGGCAACAGGTACCCGGTAAGCCCGAGACCCAGCATGACAAAAAAGATCAGCATGCCGACAACCCAGTTCATCTCGCGTGGTGCTTTGTAAGAGCCGGTAAAGAATACACGCATCGTATGTAAGAACATCATAACGATAACCAAACTGGCTCCCCAATGGTGCATCCCGCGTACAATTTGGCCGAAGGCTACTTTGGTCTGCAAATACTCGACACTGGCGTAAGCATTAATAATATCAGGCACATAATACATGGTCAGGAACATCCCTGACAAAATCTGAATAACAGTAATAAAGAACGTCAATCCACCAAAGCAGTACACGAATGCGGAAAAGTGATGAGCCGGGTTTACGTGCTCTGGAACTTCATGATCCGCAACGTCCCTCCAAATTGGCGTGATATCTAGACGCTCGTCAATCCAGTCATAGACATTTTTAAACATCTGCGTTCACGCCTCCTATTTGACTCGGGTGTTCGGAACAATGTCGCCCAGATAAACCCAACCCTGATCTTCCTTAACCACATACTCATCAAGCGGCTTCGGGGCTACGGCAAGATTCTTACCTTCTTTGTCATAATGCGCGCCATGGCACGGACAATGATATTCATCGGGATACTGCTTATCACTGTTCCAACCTACGGTGCAGCCCAAATGTTTACAAATGGGTGAAAGCGCATAGATTTTGCCTTGCTCATCTTTCCTGATCCAGGCGATTAACGAAGCATTGCTTAAATACCATCCGTCTTGCTGTTTCAATTCAAACGTAAATTCTTGAGGTTCATTCGTAATTTTGCTGATTTCCGCTACTTTGACAGAGGTGCCTTCTCCCTTGTGCTGCAAAATTGGGTCCACCGCAAAACGGACCATAGGGAGTATTGCACCGGCGGCCATGTAGGCTGTAGCTCCACCAAGCGTGTACGTCAAAAACTGCCTGCGTGACATTTCCATGCGGCTTGGCAATTTCATCGAAGCTTCGTGCTGGTCATGCTCACTGCTCATACTGTCTCCAACCCCCTTTTTCAGCCAACTCTCTCAATCGTTTTCATTATCAGAAATTCCACGACTTACTAGAACATACATAATCATATAGTAGCCCTAGAACACCGTCAAGAATTTGTCACACATTTTTAAGCTTCATTTGTAAGCGTTATTAAAAAAATGTTGGTAAATTGTCACATTTGCCACAGGTAGGTCATCTTTTCCATAACTCACGGATTTTTTCCCCGACCAAACGCGAAATCCTCTCTTCTCCCACCTCTTGAATTAAAACTGAACGATTTAATACTAAATCCGCAGAAGTAATTTGGGTCTGTTCCAATGCACCATCCGCTGACATTACAACCACATATTTGAAACCTGAAGATTTGAGCTGTGCAGATAAGGTATTTAATGCCATTGACATATCCGGACATGCATAATGGAATGCAGGGTAAGTCATGATACGTCCTTTAAAAGGAATCTCTACCATATCCAAAAAATCTCTAAGCCGCTCCAATGCCTCGGTTGCTTCAACCGGGGACTGCTTGCCTGTCAGGGCTGTGTATGGAATAAGGCATGTATCCAGATAGAGTTGCAGTTCCGCCCAGCTGTCATGAGTCATCTCACTGAATTTCAATTCCCTAATTCCCCTCTCTATCCATTTTATTCCCATATTATATATGAGCATATATTATAAATCCAGAGATTCATACTTTTGGCCGAGTAAATCTGATGAAGAACACAAAAAAGAAATGCGTATTTCACGCATTTCCTGTCTTATATATTTATTTTACATGCTCATCAGTTTATGGCCTTCAGTTCATCCGTCAGATTCCGGAAAGCTACTTCGTCTCCGGTAGCTAATGCCTTATCGATTTCCATATACAGCTTCTCGCTGCGCTGTTTACGAAGCGCGTCGTCCCACACCATTTCAGCAGCCAGCCCCAACATGACTTCATACGTAACTTTCATTTTATCCAATAGGATGCACCTCCAAAACGGATTTAAGAGCTCCTATACTCCTTTCCTTTGGCAACATAACCTAGTGTAGTCCTCGACATCCGCTCAAGATCTGCATCAGTCAACTCACGTATCACTTTGGCTGGTGTACCCAAAGCAAGGGTATAGGGCGGAATTTTACTATTTTCAGTTACAACAGAACCGGCCCCGATCAGCGCATATTCACCAATTTCGGCTCCATTGAGAAGGATAGCGCCCATACCAATTAGCGAACCTTTTCCAATACGACATCCATGGATAATCGCAGAATGTCCTACAGACACATCGTCATCCAATATCAAAGGTTGATCCGTGTTGACGTGTCCAACCACGTTATCCTGTATATTACAGCGCCGTCCAATCACAATGGGTGCCAAATCGGCTCGTAATACGGCATTAAACCAAATCGTAGATTCCTCACCCATTGTCAGATCACCTATAAGCTTGGCACCTTCGGCCATATATACCGAAGGGTGTAACTGTGGTTGAATACCTTTGTATGGAATTATCATAAGTATCACTCCTTAATTTGGGAGTGATTTTAGCAACTTGTCCTTCACTTGTCAAACATAACGGGGGTAATATCCCCGGACAGCGAGCGACAGGATGACGCAAGGCGTGAACCCCATGCTGTCATTTGTATTGTTCGCCCAGATGCATGTTCTCCGATGCGAAGCATACCCAGATGCAGCATCATTTTAAGCACCCTGTTGTCATAAATTGTCTCTGCAGTGTCATAATAGAACGGCTGAATGTAGGGACCAATCTGGCGGAACAAAGACTCTGCTGTGGACCAGCCAGCTGCACATTCCCCTGTCCAGTACACGATGGAGGACAGATTCGGAATAGCACCTTTATAAAGTCTTAACCAAAACCGAAATAGCTGTATCATCTCGGCTGTTTTCTCCGCCCCCAGCTTGTCTTCACCGGAAGGTGACAATTTTAGCTTGCCCTGCTCCTCCCGGACCAGACGATGATGAAAAGCGTAGTCATAGATGAACGCAAATCGGTCGGGGTAGTCTTTGAATGAACGACCATAACCGAATCTCCATCCAGCCTTACCCACCAGTGTCTCACTCACATGCAAATGCTCCATGATCTGCTGCTGAGAGCGACGATACATCATGCCTTCTGCGTTCAAGGCTATTTCATGCTGCTGGACAAATTGGAGAAAGAGTTTCAGATCATCTGCGAGCAGATGGTATTCATCCCTGTAAACGGGAGGCTCGCTCGTCTGTTCAATGCCTGCCTTCAGATGGGTGGATAACACATCCCGAAATCTCATTTGCAAATCTTGTGGTACCTGATACAGGTATCTGGTCTGTTGAGTTGTGCCATTGAACAACCATCCACTCTTCGTGAAGCGAACGATAAGATCACGTGGACTTGCTCCAGCCTCGCTATCTTTTTTATCCATCGACTGACGAGCAATGGCGACAAGTTCCTCCATACCGAAGTATTGGCGGGAATCAAACAGCAAATTGTTCAAAAATCGCAGATCTACTTGATTTAGTTCGCGAACCTGCTGCTCAAAAAAAGGTCTGCTACCCAATGTAGTGAGAATACTCTGGATGAGTTCATGTTTGGAATTGGGCTTACACTCGCACTGGTAATAGTCTGCTATTCGATTAAGCTGGCCGATATCGGCAAAAGTAAGCATATCCGCTAGATTCATGGGTCCATCGCCTCGCCCTTGACTACTTTTTGGCTATTGATTCGGGGCCTGAAGTAGTTTGGTTTTGTAAACATCGTTGACGGATTTCCCATGATCTAAACCTCTTTTTTGCAAATCTTTTATGTTTTAACCATACTATGCCCGAAGTTGCTTGCTCAGAAGAAAAATGAGAGGTTCAAAATCATATAGAAATTGAACTAAAGAATATTTACACTTGCCACTCCAATGACAGGACAGCATTCTGATCACTGTTATCCCCTACACATTGCTATAACACAAAAAAAACAACCTGAGTAATCACTCAGGTTGTTTGGCCAGATCCAATGAAAGGTGTCGTGTACAGTTATAAAGCAATGGGCTCCAATCGTCACGTTCCTTCTCCAGGATCGTAAGCGACAGGTTTCCAATTCGTTCCGTATAGCGGTCTTTGTACAAAGCTGATAGCAGATTGGCTAAAAAAGCGCCATGGGAGACAATCAGCACATTTTGGTCCTGATGAGCCTCCCATAAATCCTCCAGAAAGCCCAATGCACGTGTCTGAATATCCGCAATCTGTTCCTGGCCCAAATCCAGCGTCTCCCAGGAAGCGCCCCACCGAGCCACACGCTCTTCGGACGTCAGACCTTCAATCTGACCAAAAGCACGCTCCTTCAAGCGTGCATCTGGCTCCAGTAAAGGGACATTTAAAAGCCCGGAGATAATCTCTCCTGTCTCCTGAGCCCTGGACAGCCCGCTAGTAATGATGTGGTCCCAGTGGTACTCCTCGGTAAGCAAACGTCTACCCAGACGCTCAGCTTGCTCACGACCTTCTGCATTCAGAGGTATGTCTGTTTGTCCCTGAATACGTCCTGCCGCATTCCAGTCGGTTAGACCGTGACGAATAAGCCCGATCCGCATCTCATCCCTCATTTCTCTATACGGTGAACGAAAGCTTTACTTAAGCACGCGCACCTTGTTTACGTTTGTTCGTTGAACGATGCATACGCCCAAGAGAGAACAAAGCCATACCAATTGCAAGCAACGACAACGCCATCCAGTACTGAGGATACGCCGGGCCCATGCTCACAACGAAGGGCTCAATAATGCTCCCTCTGTCTGCTCCCGTCATGTTGTACTTGTACAATCCGGAAGAAGTAGGCTCACTGCCCGCTACCCCTGTCTCCAAAATACCTGTAGAGACCACGCTGGTCTGCTCAGCTTCTGTTACATCTGGCTTAAACATCGCCATGTACAAAAAGCTGCATAAGAAAATTGCCAGGAACGCAGCAATCCACAAAGACATATGCTTGCGAATCACAGCAGAGAAACGATTAACCTTTGCCTCTTCCGGCAATAGCCATGGAGACTCCGCGTAGATCCGGTCCATAACATTACGGTTCACTCTCTCTGCCTGCTGTTCTGTCACTGGAACCGGTATGCTGTGCAGCAGAATTTGAGCTTCTTCCCAAACCTCAAATTGCTGCGAGCAATCTTCACAATCAGCGAGATGAGCATGAAATGCAATCCGCTGAGGATGAGCTTCCGGCAAGTCCCAGACCAGTGCAAACAATTCCTGGGCTTCATTGCAATTCATCGGTTCTTCATCCCTTCATATGGCTCGTAGACCGGTTCGAAGAAATAAGGTTCCAATTGAGTTTTTACGCTTGACCTTGCTCTGAACAATAACGATTTCACAGAACTGACGCTCTGCCCAAGAATATTTGCTATCTCCTGGTAGTCTAGTTGATCATACTCACGGAGTATAATGGCAGAACGCTGCTTCTCCGGTAAATTATTAATTGCATCCCTAACCAGCATCACCCGCTCACTGCGCAATACAGCATACTCTGGCGCATTCTCAGAAGGAGCAATGGGTACAATACCGCTCTCTTCAAGTGGAACGCTCCCACTACGCTGTTTGCGAAGCTCACTCAGCACCGTATTTCTCGCAATGGTATATAACCAGGTTGAGAATGAGGCATCCACCTCTCGGAATGAGTGCAGACTGCGGAACGCCTTATAGAAAGTCTCAGAACAGAGATCTTCCGCAAGCAGCTCCATATTGGAACTTTTCAACATATGATATACGAAAGCCAGTATTTTACGCTGATAACGACTCATCAGCTCGGAATATAACTCCAGGTTACCTTCCTTGATCTCTCGAATCAACTGGGAATCCGTCATTTGAGTGCGACCCCTCCTCGCCCATCCATGTGCTTCTCCCCGTTCGACTCTATCCATGTATTACCGAACAGGCACAAAAAAGTTGCGGTTTTCACCGCATAAAACAGCGTTCAGCGCCAAAACAGGCCTTCCCGCCAAAATCCCCTATGTAATGGCAATTTCCCCAACGTTTCTACATTAACAGTATTTATTGTACAACGGTCTGCATCATCCTGGCAAATTCTTGGCTTGCATCGAAGCCCGACCAGTCATTATTATGCAGCCATTTTCTCGTCCATGACTTCTATTTTATCCCTTTTGTGAAGCCACTCTTATATTGGACGAGCGAAAGCCTCAAAAAGTTTCAATCTCACTTTAAGCAAGGATTATATTTCCTTAATTTACGAATGTTATAATTAATTCAAACAATTTTACTCAAAGTGTTGACAAAATGAAAACGTATACATATAATAAAAGTACAGTATGGTTTCTCTCCACTCCTATCCAATAACTGTATTGCTCCACGTGAGCAATGGCCGCTTATGTAAGCGGTCTTTTTTTTGCTTTTTTTTGAATTACCTACTGTAACAGCTGGTTTTCAACACAAAGAAAGGAGGCTTTCGCCCCCTTCCATAAGACTAAACCCACACTTGATACCCTAGGGAATCCAGCAGCGTTTTGGCACGTTCCATTTCCTCTTCCTGCCGGAACGACAGACGCATAATGCCCGGTACATCGACCCGGTTCTCAATAATCTCCATGTTACTTAAGTTAATATCATTCGCCCCAAGTTCAGTGGCAATCTTGCCGATCATCCCCGGAGCATCCTGCACATCTGTATACAGATCAAACAACGACGAGATCATGCCTTTGCGTCGTTCTGGCAGCACACTGCGGAACTCGCGTGCCTGACGGAATGCCTCCTCAATGCCCTCACCATTTTGTTGCTCCAGCATTTCGGTGAAAGCCTGCATCTGCCCGTTCCAGTCCTTCAACAGTCCCAGCAGCACCTCACGGTTGCTCAACAGGATATCTCTCCATACAATGGCATCACTGGAGGCAATCCGGGTAATATCCCGGAATCCGCCCGCTGCCAGCATTTTGTACAATGGATTTGAATTATTATATTCGCGCACCTGGTTCACCAGCGCAACTGCAATAACATGTGGCAAATGACTAATTGCCCCTACAATGTCATCGTGCAGTAGCGGTTCTACGCGGACAATCTGGGCACGTGTGTATGCAAGAAGGTCAGATAACCTGTCATACGCCTCCTCAGGCACATATTCTGAAGGGGTCAAGACATAGTATGCATTCTCGAATAACACAGCCGAGGCTGCATCCACACCTGCACGCTCCGATCCGGCCATCGGATGACCGCCGATAAAGTATGCATCACTCATGCGGACATGCTCAGCACAAGCTGCGATGGACGCTTTTGTGCTTCCTACATCCGTAATGATACATCCCTTTTTCAGGGGGAGCTTGGCCAATTGTTCAAAATAGGATTCAAGCAGCCCAACAGGTACGCACAAAAAAATAAAGTCGGCATCTTGCACCGCTTCATCCAGAGAGAGCGTAGCGTCATCCACTACACCACTGGCTATGTACTTGTCCTTCAGTTCGGGCAGATGGGCATAGCCCATCACCGTTACACCAGGCTTGCCTTTGAAGCAAAGCGCCAGTGAACCGCCGATGAGCCCGACACCGATCATTGCAATTTTTAGTTTCATGGGTCCTCACTCTTTTCATCGCCAGATTTAAGGGCGTGCTACCGCCTTCTCAGCCAGCGTGTTCTCCAGTGCCGTGACAAACGCACGGTTCTGTTCTGATGTTCCGACGGACACACGAATGTATGTTGGATATACATGGAATCCAGGTCGAACAATAATGCCCTGTTTCAAGAGCGATTGGAATGCTTCTGTCGAAGGCATATCTAGATCAACCAGAATGAAGTTACCCTGAGAAGGGAAAAACGGCAGTCCTAGTCGTGTGAATTCATTTTGCAAATACGCTCTTTCTACCGCATTACGCTCCGCACACTCTTGAACAAAAGCCTGATCCTCAAGTGCAGCCTTCGCGGCTGCCTGACCGAAGCGCGAAGTGTTAAACGGTTCACGCACGCGGTTTATCAGATCAATCACTTCCGGACGTGCAATACCATATCCAATACGCAATGAAGCCAGTCCATAGATTTTAGAGAATGTCCGCAAAATGACCAAGTTAGGATAACGCTCAATCATAGGAATGCTTTGTGGATACTCCTCGTCCGTAACAAATTCATAATAGGCTTCATCCAAAACAACCATGACATGAGAAGGCACACGATCCATGAATGCTATCAATTCCTGCTCAGAGATAATTGTACCCGTTGGATTATTGGGGTTACACACCCAGACCGCCTTGGTCTTATC includes:
- the dapB gene encoding 4-hydroxy-tetrahydrodipicolinate reductase, producing MSEVIRVAVIGAAGRMGREVVKLVLQDPELELAAAVNRSGVGTDAGTLVGLPECGVLLTDDIEMAFTETKPQVMVDFTVPQYAFAHTEIAIRHGVRPVMGVTGFTPEQIEQLDKQCQDKGIGGLIAPNFSIGAILMMRFAAQAAKHMPNVEIIEYHGDQKLDAPSGTAIKTAELIAANREEIRQGNPNEEETIEGSRGGYYNGFRIHSVRLPGVFAQQEVVFGDFGQSLKIRHDSYERAGYMPGVKIGVQKVMEYTGLIYGFDHFID
- a CDS encoding tetratricopeptide repeat protein, yielding MMTPEEYMQHAYRCILQNDFEQAIRWFESAIIAHPEQAELYYRCSITHARSQHLGPALEYARKAVELSQGIEEYVLHLQTLEAKQLSIQAKSLLEQVGNETHERYVEAAGLLKQAVKLDPLYVEAHLMLALAYIDLNEFDLAARSVHDALLLDPQNEQLHLLLQEIKQRMKSIQ
- a CDS encoding nucleotide pyrophosphohydrolase, which gives rise to MEKSIAEMQREVDLYISQFKEGYFSPLAMLARMSEEVGELAREVNHEFGEKPKKSSEADNSIELELGDILFITICFANSLGIDLAEAHDKVMHKFNTRDANRWTPKNTD
- a CDS encoding YitT family protein translates to MSTSKTWVQFKLILPILLGTALYAFGLLYFIIPNQLMEGGVTGITVLLNYAFNISPSLTTLVVNIPLFLVGLKILGGRQMIYTGVGIGALTLFLWLFEKMIHLGWIEPLHTENDLLLAALYAGVTLGAGLGIVFRWGGTTGGSDIIARILNRKYGWSMGRVLLGIDFIIIGISLVYIPKEKILYTLVAVFIASKVIDFIQEGAYSARAFMIISDHAPEIADLITRDMDRGVTLIPAIGAYSKQAKHVAYCVISRQEFRRLQTIVRSVDPRAFVIISDVHDVHGEGFKES
- a CDS encoding sporulation protein YpjB, with the protein product MKRTFRIKTGFMVVSFMTLLFWTNLSYSVSAESTGANGNTDQQVSVQNSIEQLNEEAALLYRHALDNDIEEVRGSILRISKGLEHISFAGQTTVEGIHALSETIVEVKEAAVRVKNDDASLQQASAKLRLAADSLANPAKPLWLQYYKIVKNDIDALSTAADQQLSTAIIASRYALLEEHYETIRPAAMIRREPYEIAQLDAWLSHTKGLSEAKRTDIVQLKSMLTHGEELVNQLFGREKDESAFVPFVQGPNRRAAGMLITSIIIAALSYAGYRKYRAQQQGIFPFRR
- a CDS encoding DUF1405 domain-containing protein; its protein translation is MALSYFWSREFLTNRYFLWLLFWCNALGTVYGYIWYGDQLEYTLAQQPMWQIVFVPDSPTASLFFTLSLLWILYKPKSMLMDRIGHVIQALAVVTSVKYGVWAVSIIFAGWMQGGAQNWQDWMLIASHSAMAIEALLYVRFFGFRWGALVIAALWTLLNDTMDYTYDIFPWLPASLMDHLDGVRNFTVGLTLVSILCAWLALRQAKRT
- a CDS encoding menaquinol-cytochrome c reductase cytochrome b/c subunit — translated: MAHGHKSDDQEKIIFVGDSRVRKGAGFITPPDYTAYPGKSEAFIPNFLLKEWMVGVVVLVGILVLTISEPAPLGYPANPSASVIPMPDWYFLFLYQYLKYPYASGDYVLLGVLGVSGVAFGALLLAPFLDTGKERRFYKRPIASSLMILSVMSVFYLTNVAWTHYEHELEASGQKPEHIQREEEAREKHAQGLPTSNAPGQKEEVAIVEKDDPAMETFKKAGCIGCHAADMKGAGGPSLRGVGDKHSQEEILTIIKEGYNSMPAQYDNAIAQGLTDDDINHLAEWLAKQKAEQ
- the qcrB gene encoding menaquinol-cytochrome c reductase cytochrome b subunit, which produces MFKNVYDWIDERLDITPIWRDVADHEVPEHVNPAHHFSAFVYCFGGLTFFITVIQILSGMFLTMYYVPDIINAYASVEYLQTKVAFGQIVRGMHHWGASLVIVMMFLHTMRVFFTGSYKAPREMNWVVGMLIFFVMLGLGLTGYLLPWDNKAYFATKVTLEIANTVPWLGPIIKEFLQGGTIVGAQTLTRFFALHVFFLPAVLLVLLVGHFIMIRRQGISGPL